The following proteins are co-located in the Streptococcus anginosus genome:
- a CDS encoding PTS sugar transporter subunit IIC — protein sequence MTKENTTASLTPKSFLHKVLNGTAIGVIVALLPNCIFAIIFSLDFFKNNAFFATWNVANVLFQATLSAVIGTLVALEFNFKGMKAALLTAIAFVSSGASSKLAGATELLGYLQKQKAPAEITATANKMVTGFYTTGTGDIINVMLICALSVLVLLWLEGKFESFNFVLLPIVGSLLATVGLFTLPYVKMISSLIGQGIIYFTDLQPYLMSVLICVTFAILIVAPISTVAIGLAIGLNGLAAGASAMGVGTTCIVLVVHSFFVNKPGVTAAVALGSMKMMMTNVFEHPISYVPIIATSVVTGLLVPLFTITGTPASAGFGLVGLTGLFASVTGGLSMGLAILAWLVIPTVVAILFRLLFEKVLNLYTADIFKFEP from the coding sequence ATGACAAAAGAAAACACAACCGCATCACTTACCCCTAAATCATTTTTGCATAAAGTTCTAAACGGAACCGCAATTGGTGTTATCGTAGCCTTGCTTCCTAACTGTATCTTTGCCATTATTTTCTCTTTAGACTTTTTCAAAAATAATGCTTTCTTTGCAACTTGGAATGTGGCTAACGTTCTTTTCCAAGCCACTTTATCTGCCGTAATTGGAACGCTGGTTGCCTTGGAATTTAATTTCAAAGGAATGAAAGCTGCGCTTCTGACAGCCATTGCTTTTGTTAGTTCTGGTGCTTCTAGTAAATTAGCGGGTGCTACAGAGTTATTAGGATATCTCCAAAAGCAAAAAGCCCCTGCTGAAATTACCGCAACTGCAAACAAAATGGTTACTGGATTCTACACGACCGGTACAGGGGACATTATCAATGTCATGCTAATTTGTGCCCTTAGCGTTCTCGTATTGCTCTGGCTAGAAGGAAAATTTGAATCCTTTAATTTCGTTCTTCTGCCAATCGTTGGATCGCTTCTTGCGACTGTGGGGCTATTTACACTTCCTTATGTCAAAATGATTTCTAGCTTAATCGGGCAGGGAATTATCTACTTTACGGATCTTCAGCCTTACTTAATGAGTGTTCTCATCTGTGTTACTTTTGCTATCTTAATCGTGGCTCCAATCTCAACAGTTGCAATCGGTCTTGCCATTGGACTAAATGGACTCGCTGCCGGTGCTTCTGCTATGGGGGTCGGAACAACTTGTATCGTACTTGTTGTTCATTCATTCTTCGTCAATAAACCTGGTGTAACTGCTGCTGTCGCCCTTGGTTCAATGAAAATGATGATGACCAATGTCTTTGAACATCCAATCTCTTATGTTCCTATCATTGCAACTTCTGTTGTAACTGGACTATTGGTTCCCCTCTTCACCATTACCGGGACGCCTGCATCAGCAGGTTTTGGATTAGTTGGTCTGACTGGACTCTTCGCTTCTGTTACAGGCGGACTTTCCATGGGACTGGCAATCTTAGCTTGGCTTGTCATCCCAACAGTCGTTGCCATTCTTTTCCGTCTTCTCTTTGAAAAAGTGCTCAATTTATACACAGCAGATATTTTCAAATTTGAACCTTAA
- a CDS encoding ATP-dependent Clp protease ATP-binding subunit, with translation MLCQNCKINESTIHLYTNVNGKQHQVDLCQNCYQIMKTDPNNALFRGMTNMNNQNNLDPFDDFFNNLGNFQNHQEPQTPPTQSGGGYGNGGYGSNQGGGARQQTPQQPKGLLEEFGINVTEFARRGEIDPVIGRDEEIVRVIEILNRRTKNNPVLIGEPGVGKTAVVEGLAQKIVDGDVPHKLQGKEVIRLDVVSLVQGTGIRGQFEERMQKLMEEIRSRQDVILFIDEIHEIVGAGAAGDGNMDAGNILKPALARGELQLVGATTLNEYRIIEKDAALERRMQPVKVDEPTVEETITILKGIQKKYEDYHHVKYTDDAIEAAAVLSNRYIQDRFLPDKAIDLLDEAGSKMNLTLNFVDPKVIDQRLVEAENLKAQATRDEDFEKAAYFRDQIAKYKEMQQNKMADQDTPIISEKTIEHIIEQKTNIPVGDLKEKEQSQLISLADDLKAHVIGQDDAVDKIAKAIRRNRVGLGSPNRPIGSFLFVGPTGVGKTELSKQLAIELFGSADSMIRFDMSEYMEKHSVAKLVGAPPGYVGYEEAGQLTERVRRNPYSLILLDEVEKAHPDVMHMFLQVLDDGRLTDGQGRTVSFKDTIIIMTSNAGTGKVEANVGFGAAREGRTNSVLGELGNFFSPEFMNRFDGIIEFKSLSKENLLQIVDLMLEDVNKRLAVNGIHLDVTDKVKEKLVNLGYDPKMGARPLRRTIQDHIEDAITDYYLEHPSEKELKAVMTSNSKIVIKSASAKKSENEADKEIKTTADDNAD, from the coding sequence ATGCTTTGTCAAAATTGTAAAATAAATGAATCAACCATTCACCTTTACACAAATGTGAATGGAAAACAACACCAAGTTGACCTCTGTCAAAATTGTTATCAAATCATGAAAACAGACCCCAATAATGCTCTGTTTCGTGGAATGACCAATATGAATAATCAAAACAACTTAGACCCGTTTGATGATTTCTTTAATAATCTTGGAAATTTCCAAAATCATCAAGAACCGCAGACCCCTCCTACTCAATCAGGTGGTGGTTACGGCAATGGAGGTTACGGTTCCAATCAAGGTGGGGGTGCACGCCAGCAAACTCCGCAACAGCCAAAAGGACTCCTAGAAGAATTTGGCATCAATGTAACCGAATTTGCTCGGCGCGGTGAAATTGACCCTGTCATCGGTCGTGATGAGGAAATCGTCCGCGTCATTGAAATTCTCAACCGTCGAACAAAGAACAATCCAGTCCTCATCGGAGAGCCCGGTGTCGGTAAAACAGCTGTTGTAGAAGGCTTGGCACAGAAGATTGTGGACGGTGATGTTCCACATAAACTTCAAGGAAAAGAAGTCATCCGTTTAGATGTAGTCAGCCTAGTGCAAGGAACTGGTATCCGCGGTCAATTTGAAGAACGAATGCAAAAACTCATGGAGGAAATCCGTTCTCGTCAGGATGTGATTCTATTCATTGATGAAATCCATGAAATCGTTGGAGCTGGTGCAGCTGGAGATGGGAATATGGATGCTGGTAACATCTTAAAACCTGCTCTTGCTCGCGGCGAGCTTCAATTAGTTGGTGCCACAACTCTCAATGAGTATCGCATTATCGAAAAAGATGCAGCACTGGAACGCCGGATGCAGCCAGTAAAAGTGGATGAACCAACGGTTGAAGAAACCATTACTATTCTAAAAGGCATTCAAAAAAAATACGAAGACTATCACCACGTCAAATACACAGACGATGCCATTGAAGCAGCGGCTGTCTTGTCCAATCGTTATATCCAAGATCGCTTCTTGCCCGATAAGGCCATTGACTTGCTAGACGAAGCAGGCTCTAAGATGAATCTGACACTTAACTTTGTCGATCCAAAAGTCATTGATCAACGATTGGTAGAAGCTGAAAACCTCAAGGCACAAGCTACTCGTGATGAAGATTTTGAAAAAGCTGCTTATTTCCGTGACCAAATTGCCAAATACAAAGAAATGCAGCAAAATAAAATGGCAGACCAAGATACACCTATCATCAGTGAAAAAACGATTGAGCATATCATTGAGCAAAAAACAAATATCCCAGTTGGTGACTTAAAAGAAAAGGAACAATCGCAATTAATTAGTCTGGCTGATGATTTGAAAGCTCATGTCATCGGTCAAGATGATGCCGTTGATAAAATTGCCAAAGCCATTCGCCGTAATCGTGTCGGACTTGGCTCTCCTAATCGACCAATTGGATCCTTCCTCTTTGTCGGACCAACCGGTGTCGGTAAAACAGAACTTTCTAAACAATTAGCCATTGAACTCTTTGGCTCAGCTGACAGCATGATTCGCTTTGATATGAGTGAATATATGGAAAAACACAGCGTAGCCAAACTCGTTGGAGCACCTCCAGGCTATGTTGGCTACGAAGAAGCCGGACAATTGACAGAACGCGTACGCCGCAATCCTTATTCTCTCATTCTGCTTGACGAAGTAGAAAAAGCGCACCCAGATGTCATGCACATGTTCCTGCAAGTTCTTGACGATGGACGTCTGACAGACGGACAAGGGCGCACAGTTAGCTTTAAAGATACAATTATCATCATGACTTCCAACGCCGGTACTGGAAAAGTCGAAGCAAACGTTGGATTTGGTGCAGCGCGTGAAGGACGAACTAATTCCGTCCTCGGTGAATTGGGCAACTTCTTCAGCCCAGAATTTATGAATCGTTTCGATGGTATTATTGAGTTCAAATCTCTTAGCAAGGAAAATCTCCTACAAATCGTAGATTTGATGCTTGAAGATGTGAATAAACGCTTAGCTGTAAATGGTATTCACCTAGACGTAACAGACAAAGTCAAGGAAAAATTAGTTAATCTTGGTTACGATCCAAAAATGGGAGCTCGTCCACTTCGTCGGACAATCCAAGATCACATCGAGGATGCTATCACCGACTACTATCTTGAACATCCAAGCGAAAAAGAGCTCAAAGCTGTCATGACAAGCAACAGCAAGATTGTTATCAAATCAGCTTCAGCTAAAAAATCTGAAAACGAAGCTGACAAAGAAATCAAAACAACAGCAGATGACAATGCTGATTAG
- a CDS encoding DUF1797 family protein: MESHLVRIINRLDAMTKDGGNLKRNFERDGVVVAEVAYSYDEENGSVFTLRDVAARETYTFDSIDLIAMEIYELLY, translated from the coding sequence ATGGAATCACATTTAGTAAGAATTATCAATCGTTTAGATGCTATGACAAAAGATGGCGGCAATTTGAAACGCAATTTTGAGCGTGACGGAGTTGTTGTAGCAGAAGTAGCTTATAGCTATGACGAAGAAAATGGCTCAGTATTCACTCTTCGTGATGTAGCAGCGCGTGAAACTTATACATTTGACAGTATTGATTTGATTGCTATGGAAATTTATGAATTGTTGTATTAA
- a CDS encoding FeoA family protein, which produces MDLSQMKLVTEYEIVGIDLEEASVRHLADLGIKIGSFIQIISKTNDTAILLVRAARIALDNSILEKLDVVLKDSNCSALPLSELAVGDVAYIEAIHADGALKRRLMDMGLTKNTKVQLQKVAPLGDPLEIKLRGYDLTLRKSEASLVSVVKSEKGAKG; this is translated from the coding sequence ATGGATTTATCTCAAATGAAATTAGTAACAGAATATGAAATTGTCGGAATTGATTTAGAGGAAGCGAGCGTCCGTCATTTAGCAGATTTAGGGATTAAGATAGGAAGTTTTATTCAAATCATTTCAAAAACAAATGATACAGCCATTCTCTTAGTTCGAGCTGCGAGGATTGCTTTGGACAATTCTATTTTGGAAAAGCTGGACGTTGTTCTGAAAGATAGCAACTGCTCAGCCCTTCCTTTATCTGAATTAGCTGTTGGAGATGTGGCATATATAGAAGCAATTCATGCGGATGGTGCTTTAAAACGGAGGCTGATGGATATGGGTTTGACGAAAAACACAAAAGTTCAGTTGCAGAAAGTCGCACCATTAGGTGATCCATTAGAAATTAAGTTGAGAGGTTACGATTTGACGTTGAGAAAGTCAGAAGCGAGTCTGGTTAGTGTTGTGAAAAGCGAAAAGGGAGCAAAAGGATGA
- the feoB gene encoding ferrous iron transport protein B yields MKELALAGNPNSGKTSLFNILTGSSQHVGNWPGVTVEKKSGLFRKNKEIIIQDLPGIYSLSPYTSEEMVSRNYLLSGNADAILDVVDATNLERNLYLSLQLIETGIPVVLALNMSDVVEKQGKWIDTTKLSYQLGVPVVATSALKKTGIDQVMRQALREIERTDETIYPIYDSHFEAALSEIIRILGNAAPQKQARFYAIKLFERDKELSEQLALSDFQKTEIEDAIRITEEIYTEDAETIVVNARYEFIEAAVKMALQADVNQLSLSDKIDRIVTNRYLALPIFAVVMWLVYFLSIQTIGTMGTDWTNDILFGEWIPNGVKSLLEQLAVANWLQSLIIDGIIAGCGAVLGFVPQIFVLFTCLGILEDIGYMSRIAFVMDRIFRRFGLSGKSFIPMLISTGCGVPGVMASRTIENERDRRITIMTTTFMPCSAKLPIISLIAGAFFPDNPWIAPSAYFVGMGAIVLSGIALKKTASLGGAVAPFIMELPSYHLPQVKTVLRYAGQKALSFIKRAGTIIFVTNIFIWFASSYNFSLQAVETEDSILATLGKGLAWIFTPLGFGNWRATVAAITGLLAKETVISTFGILYKVTDATETTKELWTNLQQHYTALSAYSFLVFNLLCAPCFAAIGAIHREIGNAKWTWIAISFQTLLAYNVSFVIYQFGQVLLYGKGISPVTVFALFVVAVGLYFIFRKPRKEKVEVITLDSLTHQTV; encoded by the coding sequence ATGAAAGAATTAGCGCTTGCGGGAAATCCGAATAGTGGAAAGACCAGTTTATTTAACATTCTAACCGGTAGTAGCCAGCATGTGGGAAATTGGCCTGGTGTCACTGTCGAGAAGAAAAGTGGATTATTTCGCAAAAATAAAGAAATCATTATCCAAGACCTACCGGGAATTTACTCCTTATCTCCTTATACTTCTGAGGAAATGGTCAGTAGAAATTATCTTTTGAGTGGCAATGCGGATGCTATTTTGGATGTGGTTGACGCGACCAATTTAGAGCGGAATCTGTACTTGAGTTTGCAATTGATTGAGACGGGGATTCCGGTTGTGCTGGCTTTAAATATGAGCGATGTCGTTGAAAAGCAAGGAAAATGGATTGATACGACTAAATTAAGTTATCAGCTAGGGGTGCCGGTCGTAGCGACCAGTGCTTTGAAAAAAACAGGGATTGACCAAGTTATGCGGCAGGCCTTGCGAGAAATAGAGCGCACGGATGAAACGATCTATCCTATTTACGATAGTCATTTTGAAGCGGCTTTGTCAGAAATTATCCGTATTTTGGGGAATGCAGCACCTCAAAAACAAGCTCGTTTTTATGCCATTAAGCTTTTTGAACGCGATAAAGAATTATCTGAACAGCTGGCATTGTCTGATTTTCAAAAAACAGAGATTGAAGATGCGATTCGGATTACGGAAGAAATCTACACTGAAGACGCAGAGACCATTGTTGTCAATGCGCGGTATGAGTTTATTGAGGCAGCAGTCAAAATGGCGCTGCAAGCTGATGTCAATCAATTGAGTTTGTCGGATAAGATTGACCGTATTGTGACCAATCGTTATTTAGCCTTGCCAATTTTTGCAGTTGTTATGTGGCTGGTCTATTTTCTCTCCATTCAAACGATTGGAACGATGGGAACGGATTGGACAAACGACATCCTCTTTGGAGAATGGATTCCAAATGGTGTTAAATCATTGCTAGAGCAATTAGCTGTAGCCAACTGGCTTCAATCTTTAATCATTGATGGGATTATCGCAGGCTGCGGAGCTGTGCTAGGCTTTGTGCCTCAGATTTTTGTCTTATTTACCTGTTTGGGTATCTTGGAAGACATCGGCTATATGAGCCGGATTGCCTTTGTAATGGATCGAATCTTTCGGCGGTTTGGTTTATCTGGAAAATCCTTTATCCCCATGTTGATTTCGACGGGGTGTGGCGTTCCTGGTGTCATGGCGAGTAGAACCATTGAAAATGAACGTGACCGTAGAATTACCATTATGACAACAACCTTTATGCCTTGTTCTGCCAAGTTGCCAATTATTTCCTTGATTGCGGGAGCTTTCTTTCCTGACAATCCTTGGATTGCACCAAGCGCTTATTTTGTCGGAATGGGAGCGATTGTCTTATCAGGGATTGCTTTGAAAAAGACAGCGAGTCTCGGTGGAGCAGTAGCGCCCTTTATCATGGAGTTGCCGAGTTACCACTTGCCACAAGTCAAAACGGTGTTGCGTTATGCCGGTCAAAAGGCTTTGAGCTTCATTAAGCGTGCTGGAACGATTATCTTTGTGACCAATATTTTCATTTGGTTTGCTAGTTCCTATAACTTTAGCTTACAGGCGGTCGAAACAGAAGATAGTATTCTAGCTACCTTAGGAAAAGGATTAGCTTGGATCTTTACTCCTCTTGGCTTTGGCAATTGGCGAGCAACGGTTGCGGCTATTACCGGCTTATTGGCGAAGGAAACGGTGATTTCCACTTTTGGGATTTTGTATAAAGTGACAGACGCGACAGAGACTACCAAAGAGTTGTGGACCAATCTTCAACAGCATTATACGGCACTTTCCGCCTACTCATTCCTTGTCTTTAATCTGCTCTGCGCTCCTTGTTTTGCAGCGATTGGTGCGATTCATCGGGAAATAGGCAATGCCAAGTGGACGTGGATTGCTATTTCATTCCAAACTCTACTGGCTTATAATGTCAGCTTTGTGATTTACCAGTTTGGTCAAGTTTTGCTGTACGGAAAAGGAATATCTCCAGTGACTGTCTTTGCTTTATTCGTTGTAGCAGTTGGTCTCTATTTCATCTTCAGAAAACCACGGAAAGAAAAAGTAGAAGTTATCACTTTAGATAGTCTGACACATCAAACAGTATAG
- a CDS encoding FeoB-associated Cys-rich membrane protein, whose amino-acid sequence MSTIIVFIIILVLAGAALHHIIKGKGNCGDCDCQCEIKEKMRQK is encoded by the coding sequence ATGTCCACGATTATTGTATTTATCATTATTTTAGTTTTAGCTGGCGCAGCGCTGCACCACATCATTAAGGGAAAGGGGAACTGTGGTGATTGTGACTGTCAATGTGAAATCAAAGAAAAAATGAGACAAAAATAA
- a CDS encoding ClbS/DfsB family four-helix bundle protein has product MVRPTSKTELISAATQQYAKLQSLISQLTEEELKTPFDFSKDEKKKEAHWKRDKNLRDVLIHLYEWQQLLLDWVHSNQNGVEKSFLPAPYNWRSYGEMNVAFWQKHQQTPLEKAIKLLHQSQEKVLTLAETFTNEELFSKSVYKWVGGSTLGSYFVSCTSSHYDWAMKKLKAHQKNCKNQ; this is encoded by the coding sequence ATGGTAAGACCTACTAGCAAGACTGAGTTGATCAGTGCAGCGACGCAGCAATATGCAAAGCTGCAGTCATTGATTTCCCAATTAACAGAAGAAGAGTTAAAGACTCCATTTGATTTTTCAAAAGATGAAAAAAAGAAAGAGGCGCATTGGAAGAGGGATAAAAACCTCAGAGATGTTCTCATTCATCTTTATGAGTGGCAGCAATTGCTTTTGGATTGGGTGCATTCCAATCAAAATGGTGTCGAAAAATCGTTTTTGCCAGCACCTTATAATTGGAGAAGCTATGGTGAGATGAATGTGGCATTTTGGCAAAAACATCAACAGACACCGCTAGAAAAAGCAATCAAGTTGCTTCATCAATCACAGGAAAAAGTGCTAACCCTGGCTGAAACCTTTACAAATGAAGAGCTGTTTTCAAAGAGTGTTTATAAATGGGTTGGTGGGAGTACTCTTGGCTCCTACTTTGTCAGCTGCACATCCAGTCACTACGACTGGGCTATGAAGAAGCTGAAAGCACATCAAAAGAACTGTAAAAATCAGTAA
- a CDS encoding ABC transporter permease → MLPIKNALAYVWRKKIKSLIIFFILLAISTLTLGSIAVKNATDAASKETFKNITSSFSMQINREVNPGTPRGAGNLKGEDIDTISKVAGISGYVKRMNIVADLIDHQLVEMPDGDQQLSEDRKQKFGRAIMATGINDSSKDDKFTAGTFKLVEGRHINKNDKNVALIHKDFAEKNKLKVGDTINIKSNTYDYDNVRKANKTTKVTVIGIFDGKNKGGVSSPQELYENTFITDLETTKTLQGSTDKNAIYQDATFFVNGSQDIDKVMAKVKEISSIDWEAYTLVKSTSNFPALQSSINGIYGVTGNLLIGTLIFGAIVLTLVLFLWINGRRKEMGIMLSMGISKTKIFFQFITEVLFVSIFSFIGAYFAGSAVSKVMGNSILKQVTSGIAEKLAREGKSANLGGGAEVDGFNKTLTSLNVHVSPDDMTKVVIFGLAIIIVSVLIASITLLSKQPKDLLMGDNSK, encoded by the coding sequence ATGTTACCAATAAAAAACGCTTTGGCTTATGTCTGGCGCAAGAAAATCAAAAGCTTGATTATCTTTTTCATCCTGCTAGCCATCTCTACCTTAACCTTAGGCAGCATTGCTGTTAAAAATGCGACTGACGCTGCTTCAAAAGAAACATTTAAAAATATTACCAGCAGCTTTTCCATGCAGATCAACCGTGAGGTCAATCCAGGAACACCACGCGGTGCTGGAAATCTCAAAGGCGAAGACATTGATACGATTAGCAAAGTTGCCGGTATTTCCGGCTATGTCAAACGCATGAACATTGTAGCGGATCTGATAGATCATCAACTGGTTGAAATGCCTGACGGCGACCAGCAATTGAGTGAAGATCGCAAGCAAAAATTCGGCCGTGCCATTATGGCAACAGGTATCAATGACTCATCGAAGGATGATAAATTTACTGCGGGAACCTTCAAACTAGTTGAAGGTAGACATATCAACAAAAATGACAAAAATGTTGCTTTAATTCATAAAGATTTTGCAGAAAAGAACAAACTTAAAGTCGGCGATACGATTAATATAAAATCGAATACTTATGACTATGATAACGTTCGCAAAGCTAATAAAACGACTAAAGTGACAGTTATCGGAATTTTTGACGGGAAAAATAAAGGAGGCGTTTCTAGTCCTCAAGAATTGTATGAAAATACCTTTATCACAGACTTAGAAACGACTAAAACTTTACAAGGTTCAACAGATAAAAACGCTATTTATCAAGATGCTACTTTCTTTGTAAATGGTAGCCAAGATATTGATAAAGTGATGGCGAAAGTAAAAGAAATATCATCTATTGATTGGGAAGCCTACACCCTTGTTAAGAGCACAAGCAACTTCCCAGCACTTCAATCTTCTATTAACGGTATTTACGGCGTTACTGGAAACCTCTTAATCGGAACTCTAATCTTTGGTGCAATTGTTCTGACGCTAGTATTGTTCTTATGGATCAATGGTCGTAGAAAAGAAATGGGAATCATGCTTTCAATGGGAATTAGCAAAACAAAGATTTTCTTCCAATTTATCACAGAAGTTCTCTTTGTAAGTATATTTAGCTTCATTGGTGCTTACTTTGCAGGTAGTGCTGTCAGCAAGGTGATGGGAAATAGCATTTTGAAACAAGTTACCAGTGGTATTGCTGAAAAACTAGCTCGAGAAGGTAAGAGCGCCAATCTTGGAGGCGGGGCTGAAGTGGATGGCTTTAACAAGACCCTCACTAGCCTCAATGTACATGTATCTCCTGATGATATGACCAAGGTGGTCATCTTTGGACTTGCCATTATCATCGTTTCCGTCCTCATTGCTTCAATCACGCTCCTTAGTAAGCAACCAAAAGACTTACTAATGGGTGATAATAGCAAGTAG